Proteins encoded within one genomic window of Bacteroides sedimenti:
- a CDS encoding type I restriction-modification system subunit M: protein MSEDHKKQLEQQLWNIANTLRGKMNADEFRDYILGFIFYKYLSEKMYRYADSILEQDGMKYIDIDESSEKGREYLEAIKEETLEKLGYFLKPSELFSEIAKRGNSDKEGEDNFILEDLRKILTNIEQSTMGTGSEDDFDNLFEDMDLTSTKLGRTESEKNNLIAKVLTHLDNIDFCIEDTELDVLGDAYEYLIGQFASGAGKKAGEFYTPQEVSKILAKIVTTGKTKLKSVYDPTCGSGSLLLRVAKEVEEVNEFCGQEMNRTTYNLCRMNMILHDVHYRKFDIRQEDTLEHPQHLDKRFEAVVANPPFSAKWSANPLFMTDDRFSHYGKLAPSSKADFAFVCHMVYQLAENGSMAVVLPHGALFRGGAELQIRQYLIEERNYLDAVIGLPANIFYGTSIPTCILVFKKCRENSDDILFIDASQHFEKVKTQNMLREKDIEKIVSTYRNRTEEEKYSKRASLNEIAENDYNLNIPRYVDTFEAEESIDIEQICKDLVELDKQIVETDKTIASFCKELNISTPF, encoded by the coding sequence ATGTCAGAAGATCATAAGAAGCAGTTGGAACAGCAGCTCTGGAATATAGCCAATACATTACGTGGTAAAATGAATGCGGATGAATTCCGGGATTATATCCTTGGATTCATTTTCTATAAATATCTTTCCGAGAAGATGTATCGTTATGCCGATTCCATATTAGAGCAAGACGGCATGAAATATATCGATATTGACGAGAGCAGTGAGAAAGGCAGAGAATACCTCGAAGCCATCAAGGAAGAGACACTCGAGAAGTTGGGTTATTTCCTGAAACCGTCCGAACTGTTCAGTGAAATAGCCAAGCGAGGCAACAGCGACAAGGAGGGAGAGGATAACTTTATCCTGGAAGATCTCCGGAAAATCCTCACCAATATTGAACAAAGCACCATGGGAACAGGCAGCGAGGACGATTTCGATAACCTGTTCGAAGATATGGACCTCACAAGTACCAAGCTGGGGCGCACGGAGTCCGAAAAGAACAACCTGATAGCCAAGGTACTTACCCACCTTGACAATATTGATTTCTGCATTGAAGATACAGAGCTCGATGTCCTGGGTGATGCGTACGAATACCTCATCGGTCAGTTTGCCAGCGGGGCAGGGAAGAAGGCCGGCGAATTCTATACCCCTCAGGAGGTGAGCAAGATACTTGCAAAGATTGTTACCACCGGCAAAACCAAACTGAAATCCGTGTACGACCCTACTTGCGGCAGTGGCTCGCTGTTGCTTCGTGTGGCGAAAGAGGTGGAAGAGGTGAACGAGTTCTGCGGTCAGGAGATGAACCGCACCACGTACAACCTATGCCGCATGAACATGATTCTGCACGATGTGCATTACCGCAAATTCGATATCCGTCAAGAAGATACGCTGGAACATCCGCAACACCTCGACAAACGCTTCGAGGCGGTGGTGGCAAATCCTCCTTTTTCGGCAAAGTGGAGCGCAAATCCCCTGTTTATGACGGACGATCGCTTTAGCCATTACGGCAAACTAGCACCATCTAGCAAGGCAGACTTTGCCTTTGTGTGCCACATGGTTTACCAATTGGCCGAGAACGGTAGCATGGCGGTGGTATTGCCTCACGGCGCACTGTTCCGCGGTGGTGCCGAACTGCAGATTCGTCAATACCTTATCGAAGAGCGCAACTATCTGGATGCCGTCATAGGTCTGCCGGCAAATATATTCTACGGCACAAGCATCCCCACCTGCATCCTGGTTTTCAAGAAATGCCGCGAGAATTCCGATGATATTCTCTTTATCGATGCCAGTCAGCACTTCGAAAAGGTGAAAACTCAAAACATGTTGCGTGAAAAGGACATTGAAAAGATAGTCTCCACCTATCGCAACCGCACTGAAGAGGAGAAATACAGCAAGCGTGCATCGCTGAATGAGATTGCCGAGAACGACTACAACCTCAACATTCCCCGCTACGTAGATACCTTCGAAGCGGAAGAGAGCATCGACATTGAGCAAATCTGCAAAGACCTTGTAGAGCTGGACAAGCAAATTGTCGAGACTGATAAAACCATTGCTTCCTTTTGCAAGGAACTGAACATCTCAACTCCGTTTTAA